In Corynebacterium afermentans subsp. afermentans, a genomic segment contains:
- a CDS encoding trimeric intracellular cation channel family protein: protein MSVDQVDPLISSIYHWMDISGVLLMGIIGGTLARQLGYDIVGFFFIAMLSALGGGMLRDVLINQGTVAAMSQPEYLILAFTGALIARFTYFKGKAWEMLQSHGDALVSSLWAATGASKAIQYGLPVLPTIMMGVFTATGGGMIRDVVTGREPSVFGGNQPTVIPAVACAVIMLVGNATGYPALGMVIGPVASFALFLAGYWGNWRVSTDSEFAPVNTTVNMTATQVAHLAKKAEDKSRAVARGLEPTRVRSWRHRQMEKALQRRIEAEIRKGKRPAEAVSDADDFLTEFTTQFPAIDAEMLAEAVGATAEPEVTEDEGLFDSIGVDLAGDSYEEDAAEEPDPAETEAMNADMLDIILSDEALTDELIERLAARYDQKES, encoded by the coding sequence ATGTCAGTGGACCAGGTCGACCCGCTCATCAGCTCCATTTATCACTGGATGGACATCTCCGGCGTGCTGCTGATGGGCATCATCGGCGGCACGCTCGCCCGCCAGCTCGGCTACGACATCGTGGGCTTCTTCTTCATCGCCATGCTCTCCGCCTTAGGTGGCGGCATGCTGCGCGACGTGCTGATCAACCAGGGCACCGTCGCCGCGATGAGCCAGCCGGAGTACCTCATCTTGGCGTTCACCGGCGCGCTGATCGCCCGGTTCACCTACTTCAAGGGCAAAGCCTGGGAGATGTTGCAGTCCCACGGCGACGCGCTGGTGTCCTCCCTGTGGGCAGCCACCGGCGCATCCAAGGCCATCCAGTACGGCCTGCCGGTGCTGCCCACCATCATGATGGGCGTGTTCACCGCCACCGGCGGCGGCATGATCCGCGACGTGGTCACCGGCCGTGAACCCAGTGTGTTCGGCGGTAACCAGCCCACCGTCATCCCGGCAGTGGCGTGCGCGGTGATCATGCTGGTGGGCAACGCCACCGGCTACCCGGCACTCGGCATGGTCATCGGCCCCGTGGCCAGCTTCGCGTTGTTCCTCGCCGGCTACTGGGGCAACTGGCGCGTTTCCACTGACTCCGAGTTCGCGCCGGTGAACACCACAGTGAACATGACGGCCACGCAGGTCGCGCACCTGGCCAAGAAGGCGGAGGACAAGTCGCGCGCGGTGGCCCGCGGGCTGGAGCCGACGCGGGTGCGCTCGTGGCGCCACCGGCAGATGGAAAAGGCGCTGCAGCGCCGCATTGAGGCGGAGATCCGCAAGGGCAAGCGCCCGGCGGAGGCGGTCAGCGACGCGGATGATTTCCTCACCGAGTTCACCACCCAGTTCCCCGCCATCGACGCGGAGATGCTCGCCGAGGCGGTCGGCGCGACGGCGGAGCCGGAGGTTACGGAAGACGAGGGCCTCTTCGACAGCATCGGCGTGGACCTGGCCGGAGATTCCTACGAGGAAGACGCCGCGGAGGAGCCGGACCCGGCCGAGACGGAGGCGATGAACGCGGACATGCTGGATATTATTCTCTCCGACGAGGCTTTGACCGACGAGCTCATCGAGCGGCTCGCGGCCCGCTACGACCAAAAGGAGTCCTAG
- the cmtR gene encoding Cd(II)/Pb(II)-sensing metalloregulatory transcriptional regulator CmtR, protein MLTIASRLDVMNRLGRAMADPTRSRILMTLLEGPSYPAVLSRDLGLTRSNVSNHLTCLRDCGIVVAEPEGRKTRYEIADPHLAAALDALVNATLAVDENAPCIDPECSVPGCDGKGANA, encoded by the coding sequence ATGCTGACTATTGCTTCACGCCTCGACGTCATGAACCGGCTCGGCCGGGCCATGGCGGATCCGACGCGTTCCAGAATCCTGATGACACTACTCGAAGGCCCGAGCTACCCGGCCGTACTCTCGCGCGACCTGGGCCTGACCCGCTCAAACGTCTCGAACCACCTGACCTGCCTGCGTGACTGCGGCATCGTCGTTGCCGAGCCGGAGGGCCGCAAGACACGCTACGAAATCGCCGATCCGCACCTCGCGGCAGCGCTCGACGCGCTGGTGAATGCGACGTTGGCTGTCGACGAAAACGCCCCCTGCATCGACCCTGAGTGCTCGGTGCCCGGCTGCGACGGGAAAGGAGCGAACGCATGA
- a CDS encoding C40 family peptidase produces the protein MNSLKTGFDNAFDLLNRIADRQGESGNRMLSGSLDVHGTASMLARLLPFDLPTLPGFGMPDFKDFDPLAAVANTSGASRVGAAADLADYRATISDGVLRGGVLIGTAAFDLITIAGALINKAMAAPAIATSPAGLFGAAAYVAGIIADAINEATQVLNALEKDLRAIADTLTSATSAALDRVMPGAGPAAEKAHGELQRLSSLVAPAAPAGLSTPEPAPPTVRPASAVAPPPPPEPAAAAAPPPEPAPAHEEGSAVGAAAVEAAKSQIGTPYVWGGAAPGGFDCSGLTSWAYGQAGLEIPRVAADQTVGRQVSYQELQPGDLVLWSGHAAMYAGDGMMIEAGSPVQMNPVRTENLGMTFRGFWRPTG, from the coding sequence ATGAACTCCCTGAAGACAGGTTTTGACAACGCATTCGACCTGTTAAACCGCATTGCGGACAGACAAGGCGAAAGCGGTAACCGCATGCTTAGCGGCAGCCTGGACGTGCACGGCACCGCCAGCATGCTGGCGAGACTTCTCCCCTTCGACCTGCCTACCCTGCCGGGCTTCGGGATGCCGGATTTCAAGGACTTCGACCCTCTGGCCGCAGTGGCCAACACGTCCGGGGCATCACGGGTGGGCGCCGCGGCGGATCTTGCGGACTACCGCGCAACGATCAGCGACGGGGTGCTGCGCGGCGGTGTGCTGATCGGCACCGCGGCATTTGATCTGATCACCATCGCCGGAGCGCTCATCAACAAGGCGATGGCGGCGCCGGCGATCGCTACCTCGCCAGCGGGCCTGTTCGGTGCCGCCGCCTACGTGGCCGGGATCATCGCCGACGCAATCAACGAGGCCACGCAGGTGCTCAACGCTTTGGAGAAGGATCTGCGGGCCATCGCGGACACGCTTACCTCCGCCACCTCCGCCGCGTTGGACCGCGTCATGCCCGGCGCCGGCCCGGCGGCCGAGAAGGCCCACGGGGAGCTGCAACGCCTGTCCTCCCTGGTTGCACCTGCGGCACCAGCCGGACTATCGACGCCTGAGCCCGCGCCACCGACGGTGAGACCGGCCTCCGCCGTCGCCCCGCCACCACCGCCGGAGCCTGCCGCAGCGGCTGCCCCGCCGCCGGAGCCTGCTCCGGCGCACGAGGAGGGATCCGCTGTCGGCGCCGCCGCCGTCGAAGCCGCGAAAAGCCAGATCGGCACACCCTACGTGTGGGGCGGGGCCGCACCGGGCGGCTTCGACTGCTCCGGGCTGACCTCCTGGGCGTACGGGCAGGCAGGGCTGGAAATCCCGCGCGTCGCCGCGGACCAGACCGTGGGCAGGCAGGTGTCGTACCAGGAGCTGCAGCCGGGGGATCTGGTGTTGTGGTCCGGCCACGCCGCCATGTACGCGGGAGACGGGATGATGATCGAGGCGGGCAGCCCCGTGCAGATGAACCCTGTGCGCACAGAGAATCTGGGCATGACCTTCCGCGGATTCTGGAGGCCGACCGGCTAA
- a CDS encoding helix-turn-helix domain-containing protein: MGEVLPQSHWASYALGLGERVRAIRLMRGLSQTRLAELAGVSRSLISNLERNDYNSKVADPTLSTCYRLASALQVPPAALLPGAAENVEGRFPMRDSQAPAPIRFQWPRSAQDTARFHDTYLRRGAPQGTPAF; this comes from the coding sequence ATGGGGGAAGTACTGCCACAATCGCACTGGGCGAGCTACGCACTCGGGCTGGGGGAGCGCGTGCGCGCCATCCGACTCATGCGGGGGCTGAGCCAAACGCGCCTCGCGGAGCTGGCGGGCGTGTCGCGCTCGCTGATTTCGAACTTGGAGCGCAACGACTACAACTCCAAGGTGGCCGACCCCACCTTGAGTACCTGCTACCGGCTGGCTTCAGCGCTGCAGGTGCCGCCGGCGGCGCTTCTGCCCGGCGCGGCCGAAAACGTCGAGGGCCGTTTCCCAATGAGGGATTCGCAAGCACCTGCACCTATCAGGTTCCAGTGGCCGCGCAGCGCGCAGGACACCGCAAGGTTCCACGACACGTATCTGCGCCGCGGTGCTCCGCAGGGCACACCCGCGTTCTAG
- a CDS encoding D-alanyl-D-alanine carboxypeptidase family protein has product MKRALAAATALSFCLSTTAHAQDAETPTETTSPAGPTVGYYDEGGNWVPPSRDRAPDTDNCPQATWPPEPVSTSERAATSPDPLPVLFDGPCGVTSADGYTTPDGVVASAWLVADLDSGDVVAMKDPHGRYRPASIIKVLLALTVINELPLDQKVEVSAESAGQEGSAAGIGEGGDYTVEDLLTGLLLSSGNDCAHALAQALGGDELALGKVNALAKNLGMADTRATSYSGLDGAGMSTSAWDMGLAYTAAFADPTFARIVDTEHTTFPGFDDLPAFELWNDNHLYLNDPDGIGGKTGYTDDANHTFVGAVNHEGRRLVAVVLDTAAYDHRPWEQAQMLLHEAYGVRSSVAKLEPLAEKTTVTPETTTAAPTPAPERAGEETAWNRWWSYLIVVAVLALAALATAFSLGTGEKPRRRR; this is encoded by the coding sequence ATGAAGCGTGCGCTCGCAGCAGCGACAGCATTGAGCTTTTGCTTGTCGACGACAGCTCACGCCCAAGACGCCGAAACCCCGACCGAGACCACCTCCCCGGCAGGCCCGACCGTCGGCTATTACGACGAGGGCGGCAACTGGGTCCCGCCCAGCCGTGACCGCGCGCCCGACACCGACAACTGCCCACAGGCCACTTGGCCACCGGAGCCGGTGTCCACTTCCGAGCGCGCCGCCACCTCCCCTGACCCGCTGCCGGTGCTTTTCGACGGCCCCTGCGGCGTGACCTCCGCCGACGGCTACACCACCCCCGACGGCGTAGTCGCCTCCGCCTGGCTGGTCGCCGACTTAGATTCCGGCGACGTGGTGGCGATGAAGGACCCGCACGGTCGCTACCGGCCGGCCTCGATAATCAAGGTGCTGCTGGCACTGACCGTCATCAACGAGCTGCCACTGGACCAGAAGGTCGAAGTCTCCGCCGAATCCGCCGGCCAGGAAGGCTCCGCCGCCGGCATCGGCGAAGGCGGCGACTACACCGTCGAAGACCTGCTCACCGGCCTGCTGCTGTCCTCGGGCAACGACTGCGCCCACGCGCTCGCCCAAGCCCTCGGCGGCGACGAGCTCGCACTCGGCAAGGTCAACGCGCTAGCCAAGAATCTCGGCATGGCCGATACCCGCGCCACCTCCTACTCCGGCCTGGACGGCGCCGGGATGTCCACCTCCGCCTGGGACATGGGCCTGGCCTACACCGCGGCGTTCGCGGACCCCACCTTCGCCCGCATCGTCGACACGGAGCACACCACCTTCCCCGGCTTCGACGATCTGCCGGCGTTCGAGCTGTGGAACGACAACCATCTCTACCTCAACGACCCGGACGGCATCGGCGGCAAGACCGGTTACACCGACGACGCGAACCACACGTTCGTCGGCGCCGTGAACCACGAGGGCCGCCGCCTCGTGGCGGTTGTGCTGGACACCGCGGCCTACGACCACCGCCCCTGGGAGCAGGCGCAGATGCTCTTGCACGAGGCGTATGGGGTGCGAAGCTCCGTCGCAAAGCTTGAGCCTCTCGCTGAGAAGACCACCGTCACCCCAGAAACGACAACGGCCGCCCCCACCCCCGCGCCTGAACGTGCTGGGGAGGAGACGGCCTGGAACCGCTGGTGGTCCTACTTGATTGTGGTGGCCGTACTCGCGCTCGCTGCGCTGGCCACCGCGTTTAGTCTCGGGACAGGAGAGAAACCACGCCGACGCCGATAG
- the trpS gene encoding tryptophan--tRNA ligase — translation MNPMQRVLSGIQPTADSYHLGNYLGALKQWIDLQDGFDAFYFIPDLHAITVDQDPEELRHRTLAGCAQLIALGIDPERSTLFVQSHVPEHAELTWVLQCLTGFGEASRMTQFKDKSAKQGQDRTSVGLFTYPVLMAADILLYSPQLVPVGEDQRQHLELTRTLAERFNSRYGKTFTVPEGMIVEGAAKIYDLQDPTSKMSKSGANPKGIVNLLDAPKTSAKRIRSAVTDNDGVIAYDKENKPGVSNLLVIQSALTGKPIDDIVAGYEGQGYGALKVDTAEALEAFTTPLRARYDELMSDRAELEAILARGAERAREIAAPLLADVYEKVGFLAPKR, via the coding sequence ATGAACCCCATGCAACGCGTGCTTTCCGGAATCCAGCCCACTGCCGACTCCTACCACCTGGGTAACTACCTCGGTGCCCTGAAGCAGTGGATCGACCTGCAGGACGGCTTCGACGCTTTCTACTTCATCCCGGACTTGCACGCGATTACCGTGGACCAGGACCCCGAGGAGCTGCGCCACCGCACCCTCGCCGGCTGCGCCCAGCTGATTGCGCTCGGCATCGACCCGGAGCGCTCCACCTTGTTCGTGCAGTCGCACGTGCCCGAGCACGCCGAGCTGACGTGGGTGCTGCAGTGCCTGACCGGTTTCGGCGAGGCGAGCCGCATGACGCAGTTCAAGGACAAGTCCGCCAAGCAGGGCCAGGACCGCACCTCCGTGGGGCTGTTCACCTACCCGGTGCTCATGGCGGCCGACATTTTGCTGTACTCCCCGCAGCTCGTGCCGGTGGGGGAGGACCAGCGCCAGCACCTGGAGCTGACCCGCACGCTGGCGGAGCGCTTCAACTCCCGCTACGGCAAGACCTTCACCGTGCCGGAGGGCATGATCGTTGAGGGTGCGGCGAAGATCTACGACCTGCAGGATCCCACCTCGAAGATGTCCAAGTCGGGTGCGAACCCGAAGGGCATTGTGAACCTGCTGGACGCGCCGAAGACGTCCGCAAAGCGCATCCGCTCCGCCGTCACCGACAACGACGGCGTGATCGCCTACGACAAGGAGAACAAGCCGGGCGTGTCCAACCTGCTGGTCATCCAGTCGGCGCTGACCGGCAAACCTATCGACGACATCGTCGCCGGCTACGAGGGTCAGGGCTACGGCGCGCTCAAGGTCGACACCGCAGAAGCACTCGAAGCGTTCACCACGCCGCTTCGCGCCCGCTACGACGAGCTGATGTCCGATCGCGCCGAACTCGAAGCCATCCTGGCCCGCGGTGCCGAACGCGCTCGCGAGATTGCGGCCCCGCTGCTGGCCGACGTGTACGAGAAGGTCGGCTTCCTCGCACCGAAGCGCTAG
- a CDS encoding type 1 glutamine amidotransferase, whose product MRITVLQPDSFAPMQRLGPWLERAGATLRTVDLGEPLPIDASGDPLILLGGRADALDTHASPWLPAVHELLRSAFESGTPVLGICLGHQIIADCFGGEVSVGRAAQDEEGATQVTLIDAGVDDPLLGPLGATLMVEQSHHDAVVTLPPRATLLASSERCPIQAMRLGSIVSVQFHPECSPEVAGQWAANGGHDGAAVEAELLRHDDHLTLTGKILAEGFVAAARAWR is encoded by the coding sequence ATGCGTATCACCGTTCTGCAGCCCGATTCGTTCGCGCCAATGCAACGCCTCGGCCCGTGGCTCGAGCGCGCCGGCGCCACCCTGCGCACCGTCGATCTCGGGGAGCCATTGCCTATCGACGCCTCCGGCGACCCCCTCATCCTCCTCGGTGGACGCGCAGATGCGCTGGACACGCACGCCTCGCCGTGGCTGCCGGCGGTGCACGAGCTGCTCCGCAGCGCCTTTGAATCGGGCACGCCCGTCCTCGGCATCTGTTTGGGCCATCAGATCATCGCCGACTGTTTCGGCGGCGAAGTTTCCGTCGGCCGGGCGGCGCAGGACGAAGAAGGCGCTACCCAGGTGACGTTGATCGACGCCGGTGTGGACGATCCCCTGCTCGGCCCCCTCGGCGCAACCTTGATGGTCGAGCAATCCCACCACGACGCGGTAGTCACGCTCCCTCCCCGCGCGACGCTCCTGGCATCCAGCGAGCGCTGCCCGATCCAGGCCATGCGGCTGGGGTCGATCGTCTCGGTGCAGTTCCACCCGGAGTGCTCGCCGGAGGTTGCCGGTCAGTGGGCGGCGAACGGCGGCCACGACGGTGCCGCGGTCGAAGCAGAGCTGCTGCGCCACGACGACCATCTCACCCTCACCGGCAAAATACTCGCCGAGGGTTTCGTCGCCGCGGCCCGCGCTTGGCGCTGA
- a CDS encoding heavy metal translocating P-type ATPase, translating into MSSACGCEHEPATEIEELDRPWWKDPELLLPIFSGVALGIGLALDWSGQETPATVLFWVGLLLGAYTFAPGAIRNLVTKRKLGIGLLMTISAVGAVILGYVGEAAALAFLYSIAEALEDKAMDRAQGGLRALLKLVPQTATVLRDGTSVEVAAKDLVAGELMLVRPGERIATDGIIRSGRSSLDTSAITGESIPEEVAPGDEVPAGAINSAGVLEVETTAAGTDNSLTTLVDLVEQAQAEKGDRARIADRIAQPLVPGVMILAVLVGVIGSLLGDPETWITRALVVLVAASPCALAISVPLTVVAAIGAASQFGVVIKSGAAFERLGGIRHLAVDKTGTLTRNQPEVTGVVLADGFDRAQVLTFAAAVEQQSTHPLAAAIAAAGPEAPTALDISEEAGHGIGGTVEGRRVLVGSPRWIDAGPLKADVERMESEGQTCVLVTIDDTLAGAIGVRDELRPEVPEAVQTLRANDVEVSMLTGDNTRTARALAEIAGIDDVRAELRPEDKASIVAEFSSKTPTAMIGDGINDAPALAGATVGIAMGATGSDAAIDSADVAFTGHDLRLIPQALQHARRGSRIINQNIVLSLAIIIVLMPLAITGVLGLAAVVLVHEVAEVIVILNGLRAARTKR; encoded by the coding sequence ATGAGTTCAGCATGTGGATGCGAACACGAACCCGCCACGGAGATCGAAGAACTCGATCGGCCATGGTGGAAGGACCCCGAGCTGCTGCTACCGATCTTCTCCGGCGTAGCCCTCGGCATAGGCCTAGCGCTGGACTGGTCTGGGCAGGAGACGCCCGCGACGGTACTGTTTTGGGTCGGTCTGCTGCTGGGCGCATACACGTTCGCGCCTGGTGCGATCCGGAACCTTGTCACGAAGCGCAAGCTCGGCATTGGCTTGCTGATGACGATCAGCGCGGTCGGCGCGGTAATCCTCGGTTACGTCGGAGAGGCCGCGGCGCTAGCGTTCCTGTACTCGATCGCCGAGGCGCTGGAAGACAAGGCTATGGACCGGGCGCAGGGCGGACTGCGGGCACTGTTGAAGTTGGTACCGCAGACCGCGACGGTGCTGCGCGACGGCACGTCAGTCGAGGTTGCGGCGAAGGACCTCGTGGCTGGCGAACTGATGCTCGTGCGCCCCGGAGAGCGGATCGCCACGGACGGCATCATTCGGTCTGGGCGCTCCAGCCTTGACACCTCAGCGATCACCGGAGAATCTATTCCGGAGGAGGTTGCGCCCGGCGACGAGGTGCCCGCGGGAGCAATCAACTCCGCCGGTGTGCTGGAAGTCGAGACGACCGCAGCTGGAACGGACAACTCGCTAACCACACTCGTAGACCTGGTCGAGCAGGCGCAGGCGGAAAAGGGCGACCGCGCCCGGATCGCCGACCGGATTGCCCAACCCCTAGTGCCCGGGGTGATGATCCTGGCGGTGCTAGTCGGCGTGATCGGCTCGCTGCTGGGCGACCCCGAGACGTGGATCACCCGTGCGTTGGTGGTTCTGGTCGCAGCGTCGCCGTGCGCGCTGGCAATCTCCGTGCCGCTGACGGTCGTGGCCGCGATCGGCGCGGCCAGCCAGTTCGGCGTGGTCATCAAGTCCGGCGCGGCGTTCGAGCGGCTCGGCGGCATCCGTCACCTGGCGGTGGACAAGACCGGAACCCTCACCCGCAACCAGCCCGAGGTTACCGGCGTGGTCCTGGCAGACGGGTTCGATCGGGCGCAGGTGCTTACTTTCGCGGCGGCAGTTGAGCAGCAATCGACGCACCCCCTCGCCGCGGCGATCGCGGCAGCGGGGCCCGAAGCGCCCACCGCCCTGGACATCAGCGAGGAAGCCGGGCATGGCATCGGCGGCACCGTCGAAGGTCGACGGGTGCTGGTGGGCAGCCCCCGGTGGATCGACGCCGGGCCACTGAAGGCAGACGTTGAGCGCATGGAGTCCGAGGGCCAGACCTGCGTCCTGGTCACCATCGATGACACCCTCGCCGGAGCGATCGGGGTCCGCGACGAGCTGCGGCCCGAGGTTCCCGAAGCCGTGCAGACCCTGCGCGCCAACGACGTGGAAGTGAGCATGCTCACCGGCGACAACACTCGCACCGCCCGGGCGCTAGCTGAAATCGCCGGAATCGACGACGTGCGCGCCGAGCTGCGCCCGGAGGACAAGGCAAGCATCGTCGCCGAATTCTCCTCCAAGACACCGACGGCGATGATCGGCGACGGCATCAACGACGCGCCGGCACTGGCGGGCGCGACGGTGGGCATAGCGATGGGAGCGACCGGCTCTGACGCCGCGATCGATTCCGCTGACGTCGCCTTCACCGGCCACGACCTCCGACTGATCCCGCAGGCGCTGCAGCACGCCCGCCGAGGCAGCAGGATCATCAACCAGAACATCGTGCTGTCTCTGGCCATCATCATCGTGTTGATGCCACTGGCGATCACCGGCGTGCTGGGCCTGGCTGCCGTCGTGTTGGTTCACGAGGTCGCTGAAGTCATCGTCATCTTGAACGGCCTGCGGGCCGCACGAACGAAGCGCTGA
- the upp gene encoding uracil phosphoribosyltransferase: MDITVVNHPLAASRLTIMRDKRSNNAAFRAALADLGAMLIYEAARDLEVEEFDTETPVATARGARLATPPIIVPIIRAGLGMVDPSLFMIPDAQVGFIGLARDEKTHEPVPYLEALPQDLSGQPVFLVDPMLATGGSLIHAIDLLVERGADSITCICMVSAQPGVDKLEAHGGPVRLVTATLDPALNEDAYIVPGLGDAGDRLYGPRNIEL, from the coding sequence ATGGATATCACGGTTGTCAACCACCCCCTCGCCGCGTCCCGCCTGACCATCATGCGCGACAAACGCTCCAACAACGCAGCGTTCCGCGCGGCGCTGGCGGACCTGGGCGCGATGCTCATCTACGAAGCGGCGCGTGACCTTGAGGTGGAGGAGTTTGACACCGAAACCCCCGTCGCCACCGCCCGCGGCGCGCGCCTGGCCACCCCGCCGATTATCGTGCCGATCATCCGCGCGGGCCTGGGCATGGTGGACCCGTCGCTGTTCATGATCCCGGACGCGCAGGTGGGCTTCATCGGGCTTGCCCGCGACGAAAAGACGCACGAGCCGGTGCCCTACCTGGAGGCTCTGCCGCAAGACCTGTCCGGCCAGCCCGTGTTCCTGGTGGATCCGATGTTGGCCACCGGCGGTTCGCTGATTCACGCTATCGACCTGCTGGTGGAGCGCGGAGCGGACAGCATCACCTGCATCTGCATGGTCTCGGCCCAGCCGGGCGTGGACAAGCTCGAGGCTCACGGCGGCCCGGTGCGCCTGGTCACCGCCACCCTCGACCCGGCGCTCAACGAAGACGCCTACATCGTCCCCGGCCTGGGCGATGCCGGAGACCGCCTCTACGGCCCGCGCAACATCGAGCTTTAA
- a CDS encoding YhjD/YihY/BrkB family envelope integrity protein: MATSTAPRKAYTDEHGIERASKQQKEGFEEKVEKKSPAAGHLLRMNDRFGTEGGNQLAAGITYFSVLALFPLLMLVFAGLGFFLNARPELMHDIQNQITQSLDGDLGAMVNELIQTAIDQRGAVAGIGLLTTLWSGLNWMNHLRVGVSAMWKVDANEGGNFVTKKLADLLGLIVLIVLFIVAAVVTALGVSSWTSTLMERLGIGNFPGARLVVWVVGFLVSVLASFLVMLWVNMYMPRTKVPAKSGLKGALLGAVIFAILQQFAGLVISSATGNPAGAIFGPIITLMVMLYLIWRVVLYVAAWTATTEESLALAPAEVPEPAVINVRAGAVRGREESKPSGKALGVGAALGAIGVGVVSLLSRD, from the coding sequence ATGGCTACCTCGACCGCGCCGCGCAAGGCGTACACCGACGAACACGGCATTGAGCGCGCCTCGAAGCAGCAGAAAGAAGGCTTCGAGGAAAAGGTGGAGAAGAAGTCTCCCGCCGCTGGTCACCTGCTGCGAATGAATGACCGCTTCGGCACCGAAGGCGGCAACCAGCTAGCCGCTGGCATCACCTATTTCTCCGTGCTGGCGCTGTTTCCGTTGCTGATGCTGGTCTTCGCGGGCCTCGGTTTCTTCCTCAACGCTCGCCCGGAGCTGATGCATGACATTCAAAACCAGATCACCCAGTCCCTAGACGGGGATCTGGGCGCCATGGTCAACGAGCTGATTCAGACGGCGATTGATCAGCGCGGCGCAGTTGCCGGCATCGGCTTGCTTACCACCCTGTGGTCCGGCTTGAACTGGATGAACCACCTGCGCGTCGGCGTGTCCGCCATGTGGAAGGTGGATGCGAACGAGGGCGGCAACTTTGTTACCAAGAAGCTCGCGGACCTGCTGGGCCTGATCGTGCTGATCGTCCTGTTCATCGTCGCCGCAGTAGTGACTGCCCTGGGAGTGTCCAGCTGGACCAGCACCCTGATGGAGCGCCTCGGTATCGGCAACTTCCCAGGCGCGCGCCTTGTGGTGTGGGTCGTCGGCTTCCTCGTCAGCGTGCTGGCTAGCTTCCTGGTCATGCTGTGGGTGAACATGTACATGCCGCGCACGAAGGTCCCGGCCAAGTCTGGCTTGAAGGGTGCGCTGCTCGGTGCGGTTATCTTCGCCATTCTGCAGCAGTTCGCCGGCCTGGTCATTTCCTCGGCCACCGGCAACCCGGCGGGCGCGATCTTCGGCCCGATCATCACCCTGATGGTCATGCTGTACCTGATCTGGCGCGTGGTGCTTTACGTCGCGGCGTGGACCGCCACCACCGAGGAATCCCTCGCGTTGGCGCCTGCGGAGGTGCCGGAGCCGGCCGTGATCAACGTCCGCGCCGGCGCGGTCCGCGGCAGGGAGGAGTCCAAGCCGTCCGGCAAGGCGCTGGGGGTTGGCGCGGCGCTGGGCGCTATCGGCGTCGGCGTGGTTTCTCTCCTGTCCCGAGACTAA
- a CDS encoding RNA helicase, translating into MTARSKAREIQSPKPEFSRSQIAAAKLIVKRDTEGKGKVAITPDILRAASFDL; encoded by the coding sequence ATGACAGCCCGATCCAAAGCTAGAGAAATTCAGTCTCCGAAGCCGGAGTTTTCCCGGAGCCAGATCGCCGCGGCCAAGCTCATCGTGAAGCGCGATACGGAAGGAAAAGGCAAGGTTGCCATTACGCCGGACATTCTCCGCGCAGCATCCTTCGACCTCTAG